In a genomic window of Polycladomyces abyssicola:
- the gpr gene encoding GPR endopeptidase: MLDLSALAIRTDLAREAHDLALKGREEGEIPGVRMEEYEEDGIKTSWIWVENEEGARALGKQQGTYLTLEVPGLRSKDSELQHRVAVHFSREFSRFLEESGIAEDDKILVVGLGNWNVTADALGPFVVKHTLITRHLFQLMPEQVEEGYRSVSAISPGVMGTTGIETSEIVRGLVEKTKPDAVIAVDSLASRALTRVNTTIQVADSGINPGSGVGNKRKALNRDTLGVPVIAIGVPTVVDAATITYDTIELVMSHLHREMNQKKPANPLDPLNRPDLKELQNQKVDEAAKNRFLGLIGGLSDEEKRQLIHEVLSPLGQNLIVTPKEVDDFISDIGKLVADGINCALHESVTIDNVSAHTT, from the coding sequence ATGTTGGATTTGAGTGCCTTGGCCATTCGTACGGACCTCGCGCGGGAAGCCCATGATTTAGCGTTGAAAGGACGCGAAGAAGGGGAAATCCCCGGTGTGCGAATGGAAGAATACGAGGAGGATGGCATCAAAACCAGCTGGATTTGGGTGGAGAACGAGGAGGGAGCCCGTGCACTGGGAAAACAGCAGGGTACGTATCTGACGTTGGAAGTGCCGGGACTCAGAAGCAAGGACTCAGAACTGCAACATCGGGTGGCCGTCCATTTTTCCCGGGAATTTTCCCGTTTTCTCGAAGAGTCGGGAATTGCCGAAGACGACAAAATCTTGGTCGTTGGGTTGGGCAACTGGAACGTGACCGCCGATGCACTGGGGCCGTTTGTCGTGAAACACACACTGATTACGCGCCACCTGTTTCAGCTGATGCCGGAACAAGTGGAGGAAGGGTACCGTTCGGTCAGCGCCATTTCGCCGGGGGTGATGGGGACAACCGGGATCGAGACCAGCGAAATAGTGCGTGGTCTTGTGGAAAAAACGAAACCGGACGCTGTCATCGCCGTCGATTCGTTGGCATCCAGGGCATTGACGCGGGTCAACACTACGATCCAAGTGGCGGATAGCGGCATCAATCCTGGTTCTGGTGTGGGAAACAAACGGAAAGCATTGAACCGTGACACGTTGGGTGTGCCTGTGATCGCGATCGGGGTACCGACAGTGGTGGATGCGGCGACGATTACATATGACACGATCGAACTGGTGATGTCGCACCTTCACCGCGAGATGAACCAAAAAAAACCGGCCAACCCGCTTGACCCGCTGAATCGACCCGATTTGAAAGAGTTGCAGAATCAGAAAGTGGATGAGGCAGCCAAGAACCGCTTTCTGGGATTGATCGGCGGGCTGAGTGATGAGGAAAAACGGCAGTTGATTCACGAAGTGCTCTCACCGTTGGGACAAAACTTGATCGTCACCCCCAAAGAGGTGGACGATTTTATCTCCGATATCGGCAAACTGGTGGCGGACGGAATCAATTGCGCATTGCACGAATCCGTTACCATCGATAACGTCTCGGCTCATACAACTTGA
- the spoIIP gene encoding stage II sporulation protein P yields MRHRYRGFATLNMSGPRERQSFVLLILGTALVFIFTGAFAMLEAERSAHSSDLGRFTAHLSADTLLWAMGREIPYLATMRDKQDDGRMSRLFFELATSIDPKDPRTFIGRELPGFSLFDTEIVVAGQGVKYTDVPIESEPSPDLAKELERQSEKVKNSIPSDRVDKPSPSPSVKRVFIYQTHFSESYLPELGRQDPDMAYDWDKNVIMVGKRLGEELDRLGIGAEVSTAHYKEAHPKLYRSSRKTVLAAMHQNQDLQYFIDIHRDSQRRDKTTTTIDGKPYARISFVIGTAHEDWEKNLKLARQLHNKLESLYPGLSKGVFLKNRATGNGEYNQSLSPRSILVEIGGVDNNFVEVFRTTKALARAFADLYFQTEPVDARPSAPSSSR; encoded by the coding sequence ATGCGCCACCGTTATCGGGGTTTTGCTACGTTGAACATGTCTGGACCACGTGAACGCCAATCATTTGTCCTGTTGATTCTGGGAACAGCGTTGGTGTTCATTTTTACCGGCGCTTTCGCCATGTTGGAGGCAGAACGGAGCGCACACTCTTCCGATCTCGGCAGATTTACCGCTCACCTGTCAGCCGACACGCTGTTATGGGCGATGGGCAGAGAGATTCCATATTTGGCGACGATGCGTGACAAGCAGGACGATGGGCGGATGTCCCGGCTCTTTTTTGAACTGGCCACCAGCATCGATCCAAAGGACCCCCGTACGTTTATCGGGCGGGAATTACCCGGTTTCAGTTTGTTTGACACCGAGATCGTCGTAGCCGGACAAGGCGTGAAATACACGGATGTGCCAATCGAATCAGAACCGTCGCCGGATTTGGCCAAAGAACTGGAGCGACAATCCGAAAAGGTAAAGAACAGCATCCCGTCAGATCGTGTGGATAAGCCTTCACCTTCACCTTCCGTCAAGCGTGTCTTCATCTACCAGACACATTTCAGCGAATCGTACTTGCCGGAGTTGGGCCGGCAAGATCCCGACATGGCTTATGACTGGGACAAAAACGTGATCATGGTCGGCAAGCGTTTGGGCGAGGAGTTGGATCGCTTGGGAATCGGAGCGGAAGTCTCCACCGCGCATTATAAGGAAGCGCACCCCAAACTGTACCGCTCTTCCCGTAAAACGGTACTGGCGGCGATGCATCAAAATCAGGATTTGCAATACTTCATCGATATTCATCGGGATTCGCAACGCAGGGACAAAACCACCACGACAATCGACGGGAAGCCCTACGCCCGCATTTCGTTCGTCATCGGTACGGCACATGAGGATTGGGAGAAAAATCTGAAGCTGGCACGTCAACTGCACAACAAACTGGAATCCTTGTATCCGGGATTGTCCAAAGGCGTATTTCTCAAAAATCGTGCCACGGGCAACGGCGAATACAACCAATCCTTGTCTCCTCGGAGTATTCTGGTGGAAATCGGCGGGGTGGACAACAACTTTGTTGAAGTCTTTCGTACCACCAAAGCGCTGGCCCGTGCGTTTGCGGATCTGTATTTCCAAACCGAACCTGTTGACGCCCGGCCATCGGCACCAAGCAGTTCTAGATAG
- a CDS encoding phytoene desaturase family protein → MSEKVVVVGGGLAGLSAAARLAYHGYEVTLLEKAPKLGGRAITIPMKGFNFNFGAHAIYARDKSVLRKYEHELNLKVNWRDFSPKKAYYDLGSFTTPMPSTLERLFQTKILDNKNKLRFAYEVIKTLAHIERGEDGVPIGEYLKKEPEPLRDLLLTLASSNFFTNEPEKIPSPLFFQYYSRLFATHHAVAYIGGGWQSIVDGFADILTKNGGRILTKEKVQQVETEDNRVTAVHGKDTVYHADHFIFCIPPKELLTLFGETRFAPLFEEYNRYVPNQVVVYDVGLSKRIESPYTYIYHKGERVFITDISYYDETCIPEGGQLMQAVAYLTQEEIEQNKADEKVATIESVYDKHFPGWRDVLVAKRISKRATVQEIKCIDDQRLMPTKFYSIANAYFAGDWCQGEGQLSELSFSSAYNVTNRILAHRGEEHMGD, encoded by the coding sequence GTGTCAGAAAAAGTAGTTGTTGTCGGTGGTGGATTGGCAGGACTGAGCGCGGCCGCGCGCCTGGCCTACCATGGTTACGAAGTCACACTGTTAGAAAAAGCACCGAAGTTGGGTGGTCGGGCGATCACCATCCCGATGAAAGGATTTAATTTCAATTTTGGAGCTCATGCCATTTACGCCCGTGATAAAAGTGTCCTGCGCAAATATGAACACGAGCTAAATCTCAAGGTGAACTGGCGGGATTTCTCCCCCAAAAAAGCGTATTACGATCTGGGATCGTTCACAACCCCGATGCCGTCCACTTTGGAACGGTTATTTCAAACCAAAATCTTGGACAACAAAAACAAATTGCGTTTCGCCTATGAAGTGATCAAAACACTGGCCCATATCGAACGGGGGGAAGACGGGGTTCCGATCGGCGAATATCTGAAAAAAGAGCCGGAACCTTTGCGCGATTTGCTGTTAACGCTTGCATCCTCCAACTTTTTCACCAATGAGCCGGAGAAAATACCGTCCCCGCTATTTTTCCAATATTACAGCCGATTATTTGCCACTCATCACGCTGTGGCCTACATCGGCGGCGGCTGGCAATCCATTGTGGACGGTTTTGCGGACATTCTCACCAAAAACGGCGGTCGAATCCTGACCAAAGAAAAAGTGCAACAAGTGGAAACGGAAGACAACCGCGTCACAGCGGTTCACGGGAAGGATACGGTCTATCACGCCGATCATTTCATTTTCTGCATTCCGCCCAAAGAGTTGCTTACCCTGTTCGGCGAAACCCGATTTGCGCCGTTGTTCGAAGAATACAACCGATACGTTCCGAATCAAGTTGTCGTATACGATGTGGGTCTCAGCAAACGGATCGAAAGCCCTTACACTTACATTTACCATAAAGGGGAACGGGTATTTATCACCGACATCTCTTATTACGATGAGACCTGTATCCCGGAAGGCGGCCAACTGATGCAGGCTGTTGCTTATCTGACCCAGGAAGAGATCGAACAAAACAAAGCAGATGAAAAAGTGGCTACGATCGAATCCGTTTACGACAAACACTTCCCGGGTTGGCGAGATGTATTGGTCGCCAAGCGAATTTCGAAACGTGCCACCGTGCAGGAAATCAAGTGTATCGACGATCAGCGGTTGATGCCGACCAAGTTCTACAGCATCGCCAATGCATATTTTGCTGGTGATTGGTGCCAAGGAGAAGGACAATTATCCGAGCTTTCCTTCAGCTCCGCCTACAACGTCACCAATCGGATTCTGGCTCATCGTGGCGAAGAACACATGGGTGATTAG
- the rpsT gene encoding 30S ribosomal protein S20 — MANIKSAIKRAKTNEKRRMHRAAQKSAIRTAIKKFLAAVEAKDKEQAAVLLREASRKLDKGVTKGLLHKNAAARKKSRLAQKLNALNG, encoded by the coding sequence ATGGCGAACATCAAATCTGCGATCAAACGGGCGAAAACCAACGAAAAACGCCGGATGCATCGCGCAGCCCAAAAATCCGCCATCCGTACGGCCATCAAAAAATTCTTGGCTGCAGTGGAGGCCAAGGATAAAGAACAAGCGGCCGTTCTGTTGCGCGAAGCTTCCCGGAAATTGGACAAAGGCGTCACCAAAGGCCTTCTCCATAAAAATGCCGCAGCTCGGAAGAAATCCCGCTTGGCTCAAAAATTGAACGCCCTGAACGGTTAA
- the holA gene encoding DNA polymerase III subunit delta codes for MYRTLAREIMKGHIEPVYLFYGKEGFLIEEMVHLLRKHVLPSEDPSFHEVILDLEEIPVQQLVQEAETPSFFGGRRLVIGKNAWFLTAVKGKDNVEHQPEELLRYTESPLESNVVVLIVPAEKLDTRKKTVKALEKNCCTVAFPSLEEKELPGWVAKRLKQAGAAAQPEAVRRLIQLTGNDLRMLDQECRKLAAYAGKEEITPEMVEQLVPRTLEHDVFKLVDCVARQKTDEALSILYDLLYQREEPIRILALLIRQYRIMLQVKVLVQQGKSERQIASALGLHPYPVKLAVRQGEAYSEKTLRSLLLKAIETDQAVKSGKIDKVLALERFLMAQTPEPV; via the coding sequence ATGTACCGCACTTTGGCGCGGGAGATCATGAAGGGGCATATTGAGCCGGTTTATTTGTTCTACGGCAAAGAAGGTTTTTTGATCGAAGAGATGGTCCACTTGTTGCGCAAACATGTCCTGCCTTCGGAGGATCCTTCCTTTCATGAAGTGATCCTGGACTTGGAGGAAATCCCGGTGCAACAGCTGGTGCAGGAGGCGGAAACCCCTTCATTTTTCGGTGGGCGCCGGTTGGTAATCGGTAAAAATGCATGGTTCTTGACTGCGGTCAAGGGGAAGGACAATGTGGAGCACCAGCCGGAAGAGCTCCTGAGGTATACGGAAAGTCCCCTGGAATCCAATGTCGTGGTGTTGATCGTACCCGCTGAAAAACTGGACACACGAAAAAAGACAGTGAAAGCGTTGGAGAAGAACTGTTGCACCGTCGCTTTTCCCTCATTGGAAGAAAAAGAGTTGCCAGGCTGGGTGGCCAAACGGTTGAAACAAGCGGGTGCCGCAGCCCAACCGGAAGCGGTTCGGCGGTTGATCCAGTTGACGGGGAACGATTTGCGCATGTTGGATCAAGAATGCAGGAAACTGGCCGCCTATGCAGGGAAAGAGGAGATCACGCCGGAGATGGTGGAACAGCTGGTCCCACGAACATTGGAGCATGATGTATTCAAACTGGTGGATTGTGTCGCGCGGCAGAAAACGGACGAGGCACTGTCCATTTTGTACGATTTGTTGTATCAGCGGGAGGAACCGATTCGAATCCTCGCTTTGCTGATTCGCCAGTATCGAATCATGTTGCAAGTGAAAGTGTTGGTTCAGCAAGGAAAATCGGAACGCCAGATCGCTTCTGCCCTTGGGCTGCACCCATATCCGGTGAAGTTGGCTGTGCGTCAAGGGGAGGCATACTCAGAAAAAACGCTGCGCTCCTTATTGTTGAAAGCCATTGAAACCGATCAGGCCGTCAAGTCGGGGAAAATAGACAAAGTGTTGGCATTGGAACGGTTTTTGATGGCGCAAACACCGGAGCCGGTTTGA
- a CDS encoding zf-HC2 domain-containing protein, which produces MRCEDALELIQRSLDEELSEAEQARLQSHLSVCTSCSDFHLRLKRLDEHLSLLPQVQPPVSVVDRILPQLEKPKPTRTFRRRFTNMRWISGGITAAIVIGAIITQWGMTENHTPPKPPVATNPSGGPSAKDHPPTSSGHKPVIGASVEDTGDGPEWSPHRRYQAVVSGNRVEVRTKDGKLWYRSSAWQNGAKAQLSWADDRKLIVLIVWHGKDGQAKSVLKKYDVLQKREEK; this is translated from the coding sequence ATGAGGTGTGAGGACGCACTGGAATTGATTCAACGGAGTTTGGATGAGGAATTGTCAGAGGCGGAACAAGCACGTCTCCAATCCCATCTGTCCGTGTGCACCAGTTGTTCGGATTTTCACTTGCGGTTAAAGCGACTGGATGAGCATTTATCTCTCCTGCCCCAAGTCCAACCGCCTGTCAGCGTGGTCGACCGCATCCTGCCGCAGTTGGAAAAACCAAAGCCGACACGTACCTTCCGCAGAAGGTTCACCAATATGAGATGGATCAGCGGGGGGATCACTGCAGCGATCGTAATCGGTGCCATCATCACCCAATGGGGGATGACGGAAAACCACACGCCCCCAAAACCGCCGGTTGCGACAAACCCATCTGGTGGCCCCTCAGCAAAGGACCATCCACCCACCTCATCCGGCCATAAACCTGTTATCGGAGCATCCGTGGAGGACACTGGAGATGGGCCCGAATGGTCGCCTCATCGGCGCTATCAGGCGGTGGTGTCCGGCAACCGCGTAGAGGTGCGTACAAAGGATGGGAAGTTGTGGTATCGCTCTTCCGCTTGGCAAAATGGAGCCAAAGCCCAACTCAGTTGGGCCGACGATCGCAAGTTGATCGTACTGATTGTTTGGCATGGGAAAGATGGTCAAGCGAAATCGGTGTTGAAAAAATACGATGTGCTTCAAAAACGAGAAGAAAAGTAG
- the trpS gene encoding tryptophan--tRNA ligase codes for MKRMLSGIQPTGNLHLGNYLGALKRFVELQDEAECFYCVVDLHALTVPRDPDELREKTLEVATLYLAAGLDPKKATLFVQSHVRAHTEAGWLLQCVARMGELNRMTQFKEKSQGSDGVVVGLYTYPVLQAADIVLYQADAVPVGEDQKQHLELARDLAERFNNRYGKVLTLPEPLIGKIGARIMGLDNPVKKMSKSAGSEANYIALLDEPDVIVKKIKRAVTDSENCIAYDPESKPGISNLLVIYSLITGQTIEETVQHFEGKGYGQLKKEVAEAVVEHLTPIRERYHELRQSGEVERVLAEGAEKASAIADETLARMKEAMGLVPPFGR; via the coding sequence ATGAAACGGATGTTGTCTGGCATTCAACCGACGGGAAATCTGCATCTGGGCAATTATCTCGGTGCGTTGAAGCGGTTTGTGGAATTGCAGGATGAGGCCGAATGCTTCTACTGTGTGGTTGATCTTCATGCATTGACCGTGCCGCGTGATCCCGATGAATTGCGGGAGAAGACATTGGAAGTGGCGACGCTGTATCTGGCGGCCGGCTTGGATCCAAAAAAGGCGACACTGTTCGTACAATCCCATGTTCGGGCGCACACGGAAGCAGGTTGGTTGTTGCAATGCGTAGCCCGTATGGGTGAGTTGAACCGCATGACGCAATTTAAGGAAAAAAGCCAGGGGTCCGATGGCGTGGTTGTTGGTTTGTACACCTACCCGGTTCTGCAGGCAGCGGACATCGTTCTGTACCAAGCGGATGCCGTTCCGGTGGGGGAAGACCAGAAACAGCACCTGGAATTGGCGCGCGACTTGGCCGAGCGGTTTAACAACCGGTACGGGAAAGTGCTGACACTGCCGGAACCGCTGATCGGGAAGATCGGTGCGCGTATCATGGGATTGGACAATCCGGTGAAAAAGATGAGCAAAAGTGCAGGAAGTGAAGCCAACTACATTGCGCTTCTGGATGAGCCGGATGTGATCGTGAAGAAGATCAAACGAGCGGTGACCGATTCGGAGAACTGTATCGCCTATGATCCGGAGAGCAAGCCAGGGATCAGCAATCTGTTGGTCATTTACAGCCTGATCACGGGACAGACGATCGAGGAAACCGTCCAGCATTTTGAAGGAAAAGGATACGGGCAGTTGAAGAAAGAAGTGGCCGAAGCAGTGGTGGAACATCTCACACCGATCCGTGAGCGTTATCACGAACTGCGGCAATCGGGGGAAGTGGAACGCGTACTGGCTGAAGGTGCGGAAAAAGCAAGTGCCATCGCGGATGAAACACTGGCCAGGATGAAGGAAGCGATGGGGTTGGTACCGCCGTTTGGCCGGTAA
- a CDS encoding DUF523 domain-containing protein, translating into MGQKDREKTSPMIVSACFAGIHCRFDQRHNRIDAIQRLVRKGRAIPVCPEQMGGLPTPRNPAEIVGGDGDDVLDGRARVVDNQGNDVTEAFLAGAREALAMAKAIGAKKAILKERSPSCGSCAIYDGTFSKTLKAGMGVTAALLRRHGIEVVSEETWEGEKDPQD; encoded by the coding sequence ATGGGGCAAAAAGATCGGGAGAAAACTTCCCCGATGATCGTCAGCGCTTGTTTCGCCGGGATTCACTGCCGTTTTGACCAAAGGCACAACCGGATCGATGCCATCCAGCGGCTGGTTCGGAAAGGGCGGGCGATTCCCGTTTGTCCCGAACAGATGGGTGGTCTGCCCACCCCACGCAATCCGGCGGAGATCGTCGGTGGTGACGGAGACGATGTGCTGGACGGCCGGGCTCGTGTCGTGGATAACCAAGGGAATGATGTGACAGAAGCATTCCTGGCCGGTGCACGGGAAGCATTGGCCATGGCAAAAGCGATCGGTGCCAAAAAAGCGATTTTGAAGGAGCGGAGCCCGTCATGCGGCAGTTGTGCCATTTACGACGGGACATTCAGCAAAACATTGAAGGCAGGAATGGGGGTAACTGCCGCATTGTTGCGAAGGCACGGCATCGAAGTCGTGTCGGAAGAAACATGGGAAGGAGAAAAGGATCCGCAAGATTAA
- a CDS encoding DUF3679 domain-containing protein, which produces MKWAAQVTALLMVLMFGVFLGIDTAEQNIQKIQGNEGAPRAVHITPENGRVEISVMGHVVETQNPVSKENVQRVKQVRRSVEQNNGLLAKMGNEMGNGIRQGTRKAIEVIVGWLDSDEKNR; this is translated from the coding sequence ATGAAATGGGCGGCACAAGTGACCGCGCTGTTGATGGTGTTGATGTTCGGGGTGTTTCTGGGCATTGACACGGCTGAACAAAACATCCAAAAAATACAGGGAAACGAAGGGGCTCCGCGGGCGGTTCACATCACGCCGGAAAACGGCAGAGTGGAAATTTCGGTGATGGGACATGTGGTGGAAACGCAAAATCCCGTTTCCAAGGAGAACGTGCAACGGGTGAAACAAGTGAGACGTTCGGTAGAACAGAACAACGGCTTACTGGCCAAGATGGGCAATGAGATGGGCAACGGCATCCGTCAGGGAACGAGAAAAGCGATTGAAGTGATTGTAGGATGGTTGGATTCAGATGAGAAAAATCGATGA
- a CDS encoding CcdC family protein, which produces MQAFGVKPLHIAATLGSLIMALTIVVIRLRATKKPTSAKKIILPPIAMSTGFLMFLYPPTRIPVSWGIIAFLAGAVFFSYPLIRTSHFHVVGGDIYLKRSKAFIFILLGLLVLRLGLHTYVEEHISIPQTGGVFFILAFGMILPWRVTMYLQYRRLLKRIKTESHHAD; this is translated from the coding sequence ATGCAAGCCTTCGGAGTGAAACCACTGCACATCGCGGCCACGCTGGGATCACTCATCATGGCCCTTACCATCGTTGTGATCCGGTTGCGTGCAACCAAGAAACCGACATCGGCCAAAAAGATCATACTGCCACCGATCGCCATGAGTACGGGGTTTCTGATGTTCCTCTACCCGCCGACCCGTATCCCCGTTTCCTGGGGAATCATCGCTTTTCTCGCCGGCGCTGTGTTTTTCTCCTACCCGCTGATCCGCACATCCCATTTTCACGTCGTTGGCGGTGATATCTATCTGAAGCGATCCAAAGCGTTCATCTTCATCCTGCTCGGGCTGCTGGTCTTGCGTCTTGGCTTGCACACCTACGTGGAAGAACACATTTCCATTCCGCAGACGGGTGGGGTCTTCTTTATCCTCGCCTTCGGCATGATCCTGCCGTGGCGAGTGACAATGTATCTTCAGTATCGGCGATTACTGAAGCGAATTAAGACTGAATCGCATCATGCAGACTGA
- a CDS encoding NAD(P)H-dependent flavin oxidoreductase: MWSETEVTRKLGVQYPIIQAGMAGGPASPELAAAVSEAGGLGTLGAGYWTGEQLRDAVRTVRRLTDRPFAVNLFVPEPYEVSEERISRVQERMRRYRKELGLSSEPQFPKQFAPAFEEQMEVVLEERVPVLSFTFGKLGAEWMQALKGRDVVVIGTATTVREAVTLEESGVDMVVAQAFEAGGHRGTFLSRFDEALIGGMALIPAMVDAVRIPVIAAGGIMDGRGISAALTLGAQGVQLGTAFLTCRESGAHPLHQQAVLSATDESTTLTRAFSGKPARGIRNRFIEEMADVELPDYPVQNALTREIRQAAGKQGRSEFLSMWAGQGTRLSREMTAEALIQVLVKETEKAVSRLT; encoded by the coding sequence ATGTGGTCGGAGACCGAAGTCACACGCAAGTTGGGTGTGCAATATCCCATCATCCAGGCGGGAATGGCGGGTGGTCCCGCATCGCCGGAGTTGGCCGCGGCGGTTTCGGAGGCGGGAGGACTGGGAACGTTGGGGGCCGGTTACTGGACGGGCGAGCAGTTGCGGGATGCCGTTCGCACTGTGCGTCGGTTGACCGACCGCCCGTTTGCCGTCAATCTGTTCGTCCCGGAACCTTATGAAGTGTCGGAGGAACGGATTTCCCGTGTTCAGGAGAGAATGCGTCGCTATCGAAAAGAACTGGGGTTATCATCAGAACCACAATTTCCCAAACAGTTCGCTCCGGCGTTTGAGGAACAGATGGAAGTGGTGTTGGAAGAACGGGTCCCCGTACTCAGTTTTACGTTTGGCAAGTTGGGGGCCGAATGGATGCAAGCTTTGAAGGGACGCGATGTCGTGGTGATTGGCACGGCGACAACCGTGCGTGAAGCGGTCACATTGGAAGAGAGCGGTGTGGATATGGTGGTGGCCCAGGCGTTTGAGGCGGGCGGCCATCGGGGAACGTTTTTGAGCCGGTTTGATGAAGCGTTGATCGGCGGGATGGCGTTGATCCCGGCGATGGTGGACGCCGTCCGCATCCCGGTGATTGCCGCAGGCGGCATCATGGACGGCCGGGGAATTTCCGCGGCCTTGACGTTGGGAGCGCAAGGCGTGCAATTGGGAACGGCGTTTTTGACCTGCCGCGAGAGCGGCGCCCATCCGTTGCACCAGCAAGCGGTGTTGTCCGCGACCGATGAGAGTACGACTCTGACGCGTGCTTTCTCCGGCAAGCCTGCACGAGGTATCCGCAACCGGTTCATTGAGGAGATGGCGGATGTCGAACTACCCGATTATCCGGTACAAAATGCGTTGACCCGGGAAATCCGGCAAGCGGCGGGCAAGCAGGGACGATCCGAATTCCTGTCGATGTGGGCGGGACAAGGCACCCGACTGAGTCGGGAGATGACGGCAGAAGCGTTGATACAGGTATTGGTCAAGGAAACGGAGAAAGCGGTTAGTCGGTTGACGTAG
- a CDS encoding RNA polymerase sigma factor: MVEAEWVKRAQAGDRETMIRLLREIETPVYRTAYYLLGNEQDALDATQEALLKIYHRISTFQGQSRFETWAQRIVTNICIDQFRRKSKVVPMPEEMQPVDTEAEQAVHQSHFHSDLKMAISQLPDQQRTAVVLRYVHDYSYQEIAETMNLPINTVKSHLFRARKQLQELLAEYKEGGVAR, translated from the coding sequence GTGGTCGAAGCGGAATGGGTCAAACGGGCGCAAGCCGGCGATCGCGAGACCATGATCCGGTTGCTGCGGGAAATCGAGACACCAGTCTACCGCACGGCCTATTATCTCCTGGGAAATGAGCAGGATGCGCTGGACGCGACGCAAGAAGCACTGCTGAAGATCTATCATCGGATTTCCACTTTTCAGGGGCAATCCCGCTTTGAAACTTGGGCGCAACGCATTGTGACCAACATTTGTATCGATCAGTTCCGCCGCAAATCGAAAGTGGTACCGATGCCGGAAGAGATGCAGCCGGTGGATACTGAGGCGGAACAGGCAGTGCACCAATCCCATTTTCATTCGGATCTGAAAATGGCCATTTCGCAATTGCCGGATCAACAACGTACGGCCGTCGTGTTGCGTTATGTACACGACTACAGTTACCAGGAAATAGCGGAAACAATGAATTTGCCCATCAATACCGTCAAATCCCATTTATTTCGCGCACGCAAACAGTTGCAAGAGCTGTTGGCTGAATACAAGGAAGGGGGTGTCGCACGATGA
- a CDS encoding M1 family metallopeptidase: MPELQDRFGWHGTTVSLGNWFPILAVYDEEGWNTDPYFPYGESFYSLTGDFDVLFTTDRSQVVAATGTQVGKTIFHKDLATYHFRAQNVRDFAMELDPNYHVRQTSVGDVKINVYYTDRQAKYADAMLEAGRGSIALFSEKFGKYPWPELDIVSMEGWFGGMEYPQLIMMSLNDNRTQEWVKSVTAHEIGHQWFYGIIGNNEYDEPWLDESFATFAAALYMNDLNGLTTEPTKEEYYHVSSPVSTFTQHANEGGINAYRQMIYGYGSRTLNELRMELGDDTFYRAMHAWFQAKKFGVATTRDFIRIMQQTSGRDLHDFFVSHRVYVNDQE, from the coding sequence GTGCCTGAACTGCAGGACCGTTTCGGATGGCATGGCACCACCGTTTCTCTCGGCAACTGGTTCCCCATCCTGGCCGTGTACGATGAAGAGGGCTGGAACACCGATCCCTATTTCCCTTACGGAGAATCGTTCTATTCGTTAACCGGGGATTTTGACGTCCTGTTCACCACCGACCGCAGCCAGGTGGTGGCGGCGACCGGCACGCAAGTCGGCAAAACCATCTTCCACAAAGACTTGGCCACTTACCATTTCCGAGCTCAAAATGTCCGCGACTTTGCGATGGAGTTGGACCCGAACTACCATGTCCGGCAGACATCGGTCGGCGATGTGAAAATCAACGTGTACTATACCGACCGGCAAGCCAAGTATGCCGACGCGATGTTGGAGGCAGGACGCGGTAGCATCGCCCTGTTCAGTGAAAAGTTCGGAAAGTACCCGTGGCCGGAGTTGGACATTGTCAGCATGGAAGGATGGTTTGGCGGGATGGAATATCCCCAACTGATCATGATGAGCCTCAACGACAACCGTACCCAGGAGTGGGTGAAGTCAGTAACGGCACATGAAATCGGCCATCAGTGGTTCTATGGCATCATCGGCAATAACGAATATGATGAGCCGTGGCTGGACGAATCATTTGCCACCTTCGCCGCAGCGCTATACATGAATGATTTGAACGGGTTGACAACGGAACCGACGAAGGAGGAATACTATCACGTTTCCTCCCCCGTTTCCACATTCACCCAGCATGCAAATGAGGGTGGGATCAATGCGTACCGCCAGATGATCTACGGATACGGCTCCCGCACGTTGAACGAATTGCGGATGGAGCTGGGTGACGATACCTTCTACCGTGCCATGCACGCCTGGTTCCAGGCCAAGAAGTTCGGTGTAGCCACCACGCGGGACTTCATCCGGATCATGCAGCAAACCAGCGGGCGGGATCTGCACGATTTCTTCGTCAGCCACCGTGTGTATGTCAACGACCAAGAGTGA